One window from the genome of Cucumis melo cultivar AY chromosome 12, USDA_Cmelo_AY_1.0, whole genome shotgun sequence encodes:
- the LOC103485884 gene encoding G-type lectin S-receptor-like serine/threonine-protein kinase At4g27290 isoform X2 encodes MGERICWCSKLLAFLIFWRTIALFPRKSSAIDTIKAGEFIIGSTQILVSSQENFVLGIFNPQGSRFQYLGIWYKNNPQTIVWVANRDNPLVNSSAKLTVNVEGTIILLNETGGVLWSSPSPGSMKLPTAQLLNTGNLVVTESGSENYLWQSFDYPSDTLLTGMKLGWDSKSGLNRKLTSWKSANDPSPGGFTYSIETDGLPQFVIREGPLILFRGGPWYGNRFSGSGALRDTAIYSPKFDYNASAALFSYDAADNLFVRLTLNAAGYVQQFYWVDDGKYWNPLYIMPGDRCDVYGLCGDFSVCTFSLTAECDCMVGFEPKSPNDWERFRWSDGCVRKDNRTCRNGEGFKRISSVKLPDSSGYLVNVNTSIDDCEAECLNNCSCLAYGIMELPTGGYGCVTWFHKLVDVKFVLENGQDLYIRVAASELDTTKKKLLVAIFVSVASFLGLLAFVICFILGRRRRVRDNMISPDNSEGHIQSQENEVEMPIFDFTTIEIATNGFSFSNKIGEGGFGPVYKGKLSCGQEIAVKRLAEGSGQGQSEFKNEVLLISQLQHRNLVKLLGFCIHQEETLLVYEYMQNKSLDYFLFDNQRRSLLNWQKRLDIIIGIARGLLYLHRDSRLRIIHRDLKVSNILLDNEMTPKISDFGMARMFGEGQTVTQTKRVVGT; translated from the exons ATGGGAGAACGGATTTGCTGGTGCAGCAAGCTTTTAGCTTTTCTAATTTTTTGGAGAACCATAGCTCTGTTTCCAAGAAAATCATCAGCAATCGATACTATAAAAGCAGGGGAATTCATAATTGGCAGCACCCAGATATTAGTTTCATCTCAAGAGAACTTCGTATTGGGAATCTTCAATCCTCAAGGCTCCAGATTTCAGTACTTAGGAATATGGTACAAGAACAACCCACAGACAATCGTATGGGTAGCAAACAGAGACAACCCACTTGTAAACTCCTCTGCCAAATTAACAGTCAACGTAGAAGGAACCATCATTCTTCTCAACGAAACAGGTGGAGTTTTATGGTCTTCCCCGTCTCCAGGATCCATGAAACTACCCACAGCTCAGCTGCTAAACACAGGTAATTTGGTCGTAACCGAATCTGGGTCAGAGAATTATTTGTGGCAGAGTTTTGATTACCCATCTGATACTCTGTTAACGGGAATGAAACTGGGTTGGGACTCAAAATCCGGTCTAAACCGGAAGTTAACGTCTTGGAAAAGCGCAAACGATCCGTCGCCTGGGGGTTTCACTTACAGCATTGAAACAGATGGGCTTCCCCAATTTGTAATTCGCGAAGGACCTCTCATACTTTTTCGAGGTGGCCCATGGTACGGTAATAGGTTTAGTGGAAGCGGTGCACTCAGAGATACCGCTATCTATTCCCCGAAGTTCGATTATAATGCTTCCGCAGCTTTATTTTCCTATGATGCTGCGGATAATCTCTTTGTGAGACTTACACTGAACGCGGCTGGGTATGTTCAACAGTTTTATTGGGTCGATGATGGAAAATATTGGAATCCTTTGTATATAATGCCGGGAGATCGATGCGATGTTTATGGACTGTGTGGGGATTTTAGTGTTTGTACGTTTTCACTCACAGCAGAATGTGATTGTATGGTTGGGTTTGAACCCAAGTCACCTAATGATTGGGAAAGGTTTAGATGGTCTGATGGGTGCGTTAGAAAGGACAATCGAACCTGTAGAAATGGAGAGGGGTTTAAAAGAATCAGTAGTGTGAAATTGCCAGATTCCTCAGGGTATTTGGTGAATGTTAATACAAGTATTGATGATTGTGAAGCTGAGTGTTTAAACAACTGCTCTTGCTTGGCTTATGGAATAATGGAGCTTCCAACAGGCGGCTATGGATGTGTTACTTGGTTTCATAAACTGGTGGATGTTAAATTCGTTCTGGAAAATGGACAGGATCTCTATATAAGAGTGGCAGCTTCAGAACTAG ACACGACCAAGAAGAAGCTTTTGGTTGCAATTTTTGTGTCTGTGGCTTCATTTCTAGGCTTGTTGGCTTTTGTCATTTGCTTTATCCTTGGGCGTAGAAGGAGAGTTAGAG ATAATATGATCTCTCCTGATAACTCTGAAGGTCATATTCAATCTCAAGAAAACGAAGTGGAAATGCCAATCTTTGATTTTACTACAATCGAGATAGCGACCAATGGTTTCTCTTTTTCGAATAAGATAGGGGAAGGTGGTTTTGGTCCTGTATACAAG GGGAAGCTTTCTTGTGGACAAGAGATTGCAGTAAAGAGACTGGCAGAGGGCTCTGGCCAAGGCCAAAGTGAGTTCAAAAATGAGGTTTTGTTGATTTCACAACTTCAGCATCGAAATCTTGTAAAGCTTCTTGGTTTCTGCATtcaccaagaagaaacattGCTGGTCTATGAGTATATGCAAAACAAAAGTTTAGACTACTTCCTCTTCG ATAATCAGAGGCGATCTTTACTCAATTGGCAAAAGAGATTGGATATCATTATTGGGATAGCTCGTGGACTACTTTATCTTCATAGAGATTCAAGGCTTAGAATAATTCATAGAGATCTCAAAGTAAGTAACATATTGCTTGACAATGAAATGACTCCAAAAATTTCAGACTTTGGTATGGCACGTATGTTTGGAGAAGGTCAAACTGTGACACAAACCAAAAGAGTTGTTGGGACCTA A
- the LOC103485884 gene encoding G-type lectin S-receptor-like serine/threonine-protein kinase At4g27290 isoform X1, with protein sequence MGERICWCSKLLAFLIFWRTIALFPRKSSAIDTIKAGEFIIGSTQILVSSQENFVLGIFNPQGSRFQYLGIWYKNNPQTIVWVANRDNPLVNSSAKLTVNVEGTIILLNETGGVLWSSPSPGSMKLPTAQLLNTGNLVVTESGSENYLWQSFDYPSDTLLTGMKLGWDSKSGLNRKLTSWKSANDPSPGGFTYSIETDGLPQFVIREGPLILFRGGPWYGNRFSGSGALRDTAIYSPKFDYNASAALFSYDAADNLFVRLTLNAAGYVQQFYWVDDGKYWNPLYIMPGDRCDVYGLCGDFSVCTFSLTAECDCMVGFEPKSPNDWERFRWSDGCVRKDNRTCRNGEGFKRISSVKLPDSSGYLVNVNTSIDDCEAECLNNCSCLAYGIMELPTGGYGCVTWFHKLVDVKFVLENGQDLYIRVAASELDTTKKKLLVAIFVSVASFLGLLAFVICFILGRRRRVRDNMISPDNSEGHIQSQENEVEMPIFDFTTIEIATNGFSFSNKIGEGGFGPVYKGKLSCGQEIAVKRLAEGSGQGQSEFKNEVLLISQLQHRNLVKLLGFCIHQEETLLVYEYMQNKSLDYFLFDNQRRSLLNWQKRLDIIIGIARGLLYLHRDSRLRIIHRDLKVSNILLDNEMTPKISDFGMARMFGEGQTVTQTKRVVGTYGYMSPEYALDGCFSLKSDVFSFGVILLEIVSGKKNRGFFHTDHQLNLLGHAWKLWDEQNALELMDTSLEDEFQPSEALRCIQVGLLCVQQNPDERPTMWSVLSMLEGENVLLYHPKQPGFYMERMFSKHDKLSAETSTSNEVTVTSLRGR encoded by the exons ATGGGAGAACGGATTTGCTGGTGCAGCAAGCTTTTAGCTTTTCTAATTTTTTGGAGAACCATAGCTCTGTTTCCAAGAAAATCATCAGCAATCGATACTATAAAAGCAGGGGAATTCATAATTGGCAGCACCCAGATATTAGTTTCATCTCAAGAGAACTTCGTATTGGGAATCTTCAATCCTCAAGGCTCCAGATTTCAGTACTTAGGAATATGGTACAAGAACAACCCACAGACAATCGTATGGGTAGCAAACAGAGACAACCCACTTGTAAACTCCTCTGCCAAATTAACAGTCAACGTAGAAGGAACCATCATTCTTCTCAACGAAACAGGTGGAGTTTTATGGTCTTCCCCGTCTCCAGGATCCATGAAACTACCCACAGCTCAGCTGCTAAACACAGGTAATTTGGTCGTAACCGAATCTGGGTCAGAGAATTATTTGTGGCAGAGTTTTGATTACCCATCTGATACTCTGTTAACGGGAATGAAACTGGGTTGGGACTCAAAATCCGGTCTAAACCGGAAGTTAACGTCTTGGAAAAGCGCAAACGATCCGTCGCCTGGGGGTTTCACTTACAGCATTGAAACAGATGGGCTTCCCCAATTTGTAATTCGCGAAGGACCTCTCATACTTTTTCGAGGTGGCCCATGGTACGGTAATAGGTTTAGTGGAAGCGGTGCACTCAGAGATACCGCTATCTATTCCCCGAAGTTCGATTATAATGCTTCCGCAGCTTTATTTTCCTATGATGCTGCGGATAATCTCTTTGTGAGACTTACACTGAACGCGGCTGGGTATGTTCAACAGTTTTATTGGGTCGATGATGGAAAATATTGGAATCCTTTGTATATAATGCCGGGAGATCGATGCGATGTTTATGGACTGTGTGGGGATTTTAGTGTTTGTACGTTTTCACTCACAGCAGAATGTGATTGTATGGTTGGGTTTGAACCCAAGTCACCTAATGATTGGGAAAGGTTTAGATGGTCTGATGGGTGCGTTAGAAAGGACAATCGAACCTGTAGAAATGGAGAGGGGTTTAAAAGAATCAGTAGTGTGAAATTGCCAGATTCCTCAGGGTATTTGGTGAATGTTAATACAAGTATTGATGATTGTGAAGCTGAGTGTTTAAACAACTGCTCTTGCTTGGCTTATGGAATAATGGAGCTTCCAACAGGCGGCTATGGATGTGTTACTTGGTTTCATAAACTGGTGGATGTTAAATTCGTTCTGGAAAATGGACAGGATCTCTATATAAGAGTGGCAGCTTCAGAACTAG ACACGACCAAGAAGAAGCTTTTGGTTGCAATTTTTGTGTCTGTGGCTTCATTTCTAGGCTTGTTGGCTTTTGTCATTTGCTTTATCCTTGGGCGTAGAAGGAGAGTTAGAG ATAATATGATCTCTCCTGATAACTCTGAAGGTCATATTCAATCTCAAGAAAACGAAGTGGAAATGCCAATCTTTGATTTTACTACAATCGAGATAGCGACCAATGGTTTCTCTTTTTCGAATAAGATAGGGGAAGGTGGTTTTGGTCCTGTATACAAG GGGAAGCTTTCTTGTGGACAAGAGATTGCAGTAAAGAGACTGGCAGAGGGCTCTGGCCAAGGCCAAAGTGAGTTCAAAAATGAGGTTTTGTTGATTTCACAACTTCAGCATCGAAATCTTGTAAAGCTTCTTGGTTTCTGCATtcaccaagaagaaacattGCTGGTCTATGAGTATATGCAAAACAAAAGTTTAGACTACTTCCTCTTCG ATAATCAGAGGCGATCTTTACTCAATTGGCAAAAGAGATTGGATATCATTATTGGGATAGCTCGTGGACTACTTTATCTTCATAGAGATTCAAGGCTTAGAATAATTCATAGAGATCTCAAAGTAAGTAACATATTGCTTGACAATGAAATGACTCCAAAAATTTCAGACTTTGGTATGGCACGTATGTTTGGAGAAGGTCAAACTGTGACACAAACCAAAAGAGTTGTTGGGACCTA TGGTTATATGTCTCCAGAATATGCACTCGACGGATGCTTTTCATTGAAGTCAGATGTGTTTAGTTTTGGGGTAATTCTATTGGAAATAGTCAGTGGTAAAAAGAACAGAGGCTTCTTCCATACAGATCATCAACTAAATCTTCTTGGACAT GCTTGGAAGCTTTGGGATGAACAAAATGCTTTGGAGTTAATGGATACATCATTGGAGGATGAATTCCAACCTTCTGAAGCCTTGCGATGCATTCAAGTAGGACTTTTGTGTGTTCAACAAAATCCTGATGAAAGGCCGACTATGTGGTCAGTACTTTCAATGTTGGAGGGAGAGAACGTGCTCCTATATCATCCTAAACAGCCTGGATTTTACATGGAAAGAATGTTTTCTAAGCACGATAAATTATCGGCCGAAACCTCAACTTCGAATGAAGTGACAGTTACATCGCTACGTGGTCGTTAG